The following proteins are co-located in the Urocitellus parryii isolate mUroPar1 chromosome 15, mUroPar1.hap1, whole genome shotgun sequence genome:
- the Foxf1 gene encoding forkhead box protein F1 — translation MSSAPEKQQPPHGGGGGGGGGGGGGAAMDPASSGPSKAKKTNAGIRRPEKPPYSYIALIVMAIQSSPTKRLTLSEIYQFLQSRFPFFRGSYQGWKNSVRHNLSLNECFIKLPKGLGRPGKGHYWTIDPASEFMFEEGSFRRRPRGFRRKCQALKPMYSMMNGLGFNHLPDTYGFQGSTGGLSCPPNSLALEGGLGMMNGHLPGNVDGMALPSHSVPHLPSNGGHSYMGSCGGAAAGEYPHHDSSVPASPLLPAAASGVMEPHAVYSGSAAAWPPSASAALNSGASYIKQQPLSPCNPAATPLSSSLSTHSLDQPYLHQNSHNAPAELQGIPRYHSQSPSMCDRKEFVFSFNAMASSSMHSASGGSYYHQQVTYQDIKPCVM, via the exons ATGTCTTCGGCGCCCGAGAAGCAGCAGCCACCgcacggcggcggcggcggcggcggcggcggcgggggaggCGGCGCGGCCATGGACCCCGCGTCGTCCGGCCCGTCCAAAGCCAAGAAGACGAACGCCGGCATCCGGCGCCCGGAGAAGCCGCCCTACTCGTACATCGCGCTCATCGTCATGGCCATCCAGAGCTCGCCCACCAAGCGCCTGACGCTCAGCGAGATCTACCAGTTCCTGCAGAGCCGCTTCCCCTTCTTCCGCGGCTCCTACCAGGGCTGGAAGAACTCGGTGCGCCACAACCTCTCGCTCAACGAGTGCTTCATCAAGCTGCCCAAGGGCCTCGGGCGTCCCGGCAAGGGCCACTACTGGACCATCGACCCGGCCAGCGAGTTCATGTTCGAGGAGGGCTCCTTTCGGCGGCGGCCGCGCGGCTTCCGAAGGAAGTGCCAGGCGCTCAAGCCCATGTACAGCATGATGAACGGGCTCGGCTTCAACCACCTCCCGGACACCTATGGCTTCCAGGGCTCCACCGGCGGCCTCTCCTGTCCGCCCAACAGCCTGGCCCTGGAGGGCGGCCTGGGCATGATGAACGGCCACTTGCCGGGCAACGTGGACGGCATGGCTCTGCCCAGCCACTCGGTGCCCCACCTGCCCTCCAACGGCGGCCACTCGTACATGGGCAGCTGCGGCGGCGCGGCCGCGGGCGAGTACCCGCACCACGACAGCTCGGTGCCGGCCTCCCCTCTGTTGCCGGCGGCCGCCAGCGGGGTCATGGAGCCACACGCAGTCTACTCGGGCTCTGCGGCTGCCTGGCCGCCCTCGGCCTCTGCGGCGCTCAACAGCGGAGCCTCCTACATCAAGCAGCAGCCCCTGTCCCCCTGCAACCCTGCAGCCACCCCCTTGTCCAGCAGCCTCTCCACACACTCCCTGGACCAGCCATATCTGCACCAGAACAGCCACAATGCCCCAGCTGAGCTGCAAG GCATCCCGCGGTATCATTCCCAGTCGCCCAGCATGTGTGACCGAAAGGAGTTCGTCTTCTCCTTCAACGCCATGGCGTCCTCCTCCATGCACTCGGCCAGCGGGGGCTCCTACTACCACCAGCAGGTCACCTACCAAGACATCAAGCCCTGCGTGATGTGA